ATAGTCGTAGAGCCGCCACCGTCCAGATTCATGGCATCAATACAGCCCTGACTGGCTAAAAACTTGCCCACATCATAGAGTGTATGCGGTCCTTCAAAGGTAGCCATAATAAGGTGATCGTCATTAGTAATACCGCAGGCAGTGCGGGCATGGACATGATTGCCAGCAAAAGCGAGGGGGAATTTTTCGGCTTTGAGATCAAAAATGGGCTTGCCGTCTTTGAGCAAGAGCGGTCCTCCACTGACTGCCTCAGTGACATTAGACCAGTCATGAGGGGCTATTTGCCATTTAATATTGACATGTTCACCTTCTTTGAGGTGCGAAATAGGCGAACCTTTGCTATCAGCCAGGACAAAACCGCCATAAGGAATAGTGATCTTGAGAGTATCACTGGACATGACCTGACCGGAGGCGTCCACTGCCACGAGCACGCCTTCATATGGCAAAGTGACCTGGCTGCCCCATTGTTTGGTATAGAGGATGCAACGAGAGCCAGTGCGCCGGGGCTGATTGACGTTGTTAATCCACAAAACAGGATGATCCGGTGAATCTGTATAAAGCTTGCCGTGCAAAGAGACTCTATCAATGCGGGCATAGCCGTCATCAGTAAAACCAAGGGTGACGCGGTCATAGAGCGGTCCGGCTTTCCAGTCGCCGTCCTCTATCAATGTACCAAGGGGTACACCATTGGTCTTAAAATAATTGGCATTGATAGCAGCAATAGCACCCGAATCCCGACTGTGCTCACGCACATCTTTGAGCCTGGCAAAGGAGCTTGAGCCACTGACTGGACGGATTACTGCCTGTGACTTGGACATGTCGATATCGACTAGATTGATGCGCACGCGCCCACCGGAAGGCAGACTTCCACTCAGCACTTTATAGTTGACACCGTCATAGAGCACACGACTGCTGAGAGTCTTGAGGGCACTGTGACTGACTGCCGGCTTAGCCGCTGCGACATGGGGCTTGGCTGGTGCTGGAGCTGGTTTGACTGGCACTACAACGGTTTGTTTGGGCAGTTTTTTGAGGGGTGTAAAAGCACCACGGGTGATGCGACGAGCGCGCCCACCGAGGCGACTGTAATTGACACTGCGTCCATGCACAACGGGCGATCCACCGCGCACCATCGGCACAACGCCTAATGCCAGTAATGTCTCGGGCTTGTGCTTAGCGAGCAAAGGTTGTCCCTGAGCTGGACTCATCGACACAAGTGATAAACAGGATATGGCAAGAGCAACCAGTTTGTTACTACCAGCTACTTTTTGAAAAATAGAGAGTGCTTTTACTCTCCCGCTTTGACCGTTTGCCTTATGCAAAAAATGCCCCTGGTTAAACCAAAAAATTTAAAAGGAAGAAAAGAGTTAGTAAGTTGAAATCAAAAACCAGCTCTGGGCTCTGAAAATCAGGTTTGTGCCTGAAATCGATATACCCAAAACCACAATAATTATTCAACCAGTTAAATCACCACTAAGCAAATAAAAATAGGAAAAAAGGCAAAAATAGATGCCAGACAGCCAGGCCTTGCCCCAGAGCGATAACCAGTGGATATATCCCCGCCCCAAATAGTAGCTCAGCGGCAGGGCCTGCTAAGAGACCATCCCGATACTTACCAACCGGTTATTTTTTCTTGCCGCCACTTTTAACTGGGCTGTATTTCTCTTGATATGCTTCGATTGCAGCTGCTCTTTCGCCCTCAGGCAACAGCGGAAAACCAAGCTCCATGCGGTGGTGCAAAAAGCCTCTGGCGACTTTTTCGGACAATTTGCGAATCTTGAGGATGTTGGCCATACGATCATCACGCCCCAAAACGCCCCTGGCGTCTAGCAAGTTGAAGGTATGAGAGCACTTGAGAATTTGCTCGTAGGCAGGCAAAACCAGCTTTTCATCAAGTAGACGCAATGCTTCCTTTTCGGCCAGATTAAAGAGCGTAGTGAGCATTTCAGGGTCGCTCTTTTCAAAGTTGTAGGTAGATTGCTGCACTTCATTTGAGTGATATAGCTCACCATAAGTGACTGTGTCATTCCATTTGAGCTGATAGACACTGTCGACATTTTGCAGATACATAGATAAGCGCTCAACGCCATAGGTGATTTCTGCAGCCACTGGTCTTACATCTAAGCCGCCAGCTTGCTGGAAGTAAGTAAACTGTGTGATTTCAAGACCATCGAGCCAGACTTCCCAGCCCACACCCCATGCACCTAAAGTGGGTGACTCCCAGTTGTCTTCAACAAATCTGATGTCATGCTCTAGAGGATTGATGCCAAGCTGTTTGAGACTCTCAAGATAGATTTCCTGCACATTATCAGGAGATGGCTTGAGAATAACTTGATACTGAAAATAGTGTTGCAAGCGATTGGGGTTCTCGCCATAGCGTCCATCAGTAGGGCGTCTGCAAGGATCGGCGCAAGCCATGTTCCAGGGCTCAGGACCGAGCACACGCAAAAA
This DNA window, taken from Candidatus Obscuribacter sp., encodes the following:
- a CDS encoding phosphodiester glycosidase family protein, with amino-acid sequence MHKANGQSGRVKALSIFQKVAGSNKLVALAISCLSLVSMSPAQGQPLLAKHKPETLLALGVVPMVRGGSPVVHGRSVNYSRLGGRARRITRGAFTPLKKLPKQTVVVPVKPAPAPAKPHVAAAKPAVSHSALKTLSSRVLYDGVNYKVLSGSLPSGGRVRINLVDIDMSKSQAVIRPVSGSSSFARLKDVREHSRDSGAIAAINANYFKTNGVPLGTLIEDGDWKAGPLYDRVTLGFTDDGYARIDRVSLHGKLYTDSPDHPVLWINNVNQPRRTGSRCILYTKQWGSQVTLPYEGVLVAVDASGQVMSSDTLKITIPYGGFVLADSKGSPISHLKEGEHVNIKWQIAPHDWSNVTEAVSGGPLLLKDGKPIFDLKAEKFPLAFAGNHVHARTACGITNDDHLIMATFEGPHTLYDVGKFLASQGCIDAMNLDGGGSTTMVVGGKTVTANANHAQRRVAVALGVFAPAQAQNLARVSGTNFRPTGDISSFIGSTTLPFAAAYKEAVSEPLSDPLMTSLMQHDLHLSNKVTAAAATITIDEIAEQETNPPAEDAINITIKP
- the glyQ gene encoding glycine--tRNA ligase subunit alpha encodes the protein MALTFQQVIHTLNDFWGKQGCVVMQPFDLEKGASTMSPGTFLRVLGPEPWNMACADPCRRPTDGRYGENPNRLQHYFQYQVILKPSPDNVQEIYLESLKQLGINPLEHDIRFVEDNWESPTLGAWGVGWEVWLDGLEITQFTYFQQAGGLDVRPVAAEITYGVERLSMYLQNVDSVYQLKWNDTVTYGELYHSNEVQQSTYNFEKSDPEMLTTLFNLAEKEALRLLDEKLVLPAYEQILKCSHTFNLLDARGVLGRDDRMANILKIRKLSEKVARGFLHHRMELGFPLLPEGERAAAIEAYQEKYSPVKSGGKKK